A stretch of the Aythya fuligula isolate bAytFul2 chromosome 18, bAytFul2.pri, whole genome shotgun sequence genome encodes the following:
- the LOC116496594 gene encoding TBC1 domain family member 24-like, translating into MLQVGLSLPRAPGGAAGGFPAQPEQGDGDGDGTSTTQGMLGSSPVTVVITSEADTWDIDTASSCLGCGQFVDWDRMPEPEQQANIPRDILTQPPKELKRLLREGCLAASRALRAQVYHRLCQQVACRLVTPDAPVYRDVASRLFGKHSASSHPLPDFLEGCSMPTYCLSPDGVTAMKKILICVGNLFPDITYSPILPSLVALLLHYSEDEAQCFENISRLIASNAPHTSYIDQSFLAHRASCMTFGDLANKHCPAAHKLIASSSENVFEVYSEWLSWLFHDLPFDYAIRVFDVYLLEGQKVLYRIALALLKQYRLSVASPELEGADIKADLQAFVQNIAEHTTVDKLLERAFGIRLFSRKEIWLLQMANRKALMERGITMVQSRQSFHLAVDMQTFSSGTVTAQEMRIIWSWIPERFSLSPPLLLFSTSEDGCSLQRFYSCCEGYEPTVLLIKTTEGEVCGAFLSSDWSERKKNGATSGFFGTGECFVFTVRPEMERYEWVFIKKPELAKAVPRSRQRSPSPGPMSLLSSSPDGRGTSSNHLAVPTPQRKGRLSPFLAIRHFLLPSKTASMFMSGSREGIIIGGGGGQALSLDADLLWGRTEHCETFDNPPLCQENFRVQLLEVWSFQNT; encoded by the exons ATGCTGCAGGTGGGGCTCagcctgccccgtgcccccgggggggcggccgggggcttCCCAGCGCAGCCAGAGCAGGGTGACGGGGACGGCGATGGCACCAGCACCACACAAG GGATGCTTGGCTCGTCTCCAGTCACCGTCGTGATCACGTCGGAGGCTGACACCTGGGACATCGACACCGCCTCCTCCTGTCTGGGCTGCGGACAGTTTGTGGACTGGGACAGGATGCCAGAGCCGGAGCAGCAGGCCAATATCCCCAGGGACATCCTCACCCAGCCCCCCAAGGAGCTGAAGAGGCTGCTGAGAGAGGGCTGCCTGGCGGCGAGCCGTGCCCTGAGAGCTCAGGTGTACCACCGGCTGTGCCAGCAGGTCGCCTGCCGCCTCGTCACGCCCGACGCTCCCGTCTACAGGGACGTGGCCAGCCGGCTTTTTGGGAAGCACAGCGCGAGCTCCCACCCTCTGCCCGACTTCCTGGAGGGGTGCTCCATGCCCACGTACTGCCTCAGCCCGGACGGGGTCACCGCCATGAAGAAGATCCTCATCTGCGTCGGCAACCTTTTCCCCGACATCACCTACAGCCCCATCCTGCCCTCgctggtggctctgctgctgcactaCAGCGAGGACGAAGCTCAGTGCTTCGAGAACATCTCTCGCCTCATCGCCAGCAACGCCCCCCACACCAGCTACATTGACCAGTCCTTCCTGGCCCACCGGGCCTCCTGCATGACTTTCGGGGATCTGGCCAACAAGCACTGCCCGGCAGCTCACAAACTGATAGCCAGCTCCTCCGAGAACGTCTTTGAGGTCTACTCCGAATGGCTGTCGTGGCTCTTCCACGACCTCCCCTTCGACTACGCCATCCGTGTGTTTGACGTCTACCTGCTGGAGGGGCAGAAGGTCCTCTACCGCATCGCCCTGGCCCTGCTGAAGCAGTACAGGCTCTCGGTGGCCTCCCCCGAGCTGGAGGGGGCCGACATCAAGGCAGACCTGCAGGCTTTCGTGCAGAACATTGCCGAGCACACGACTGTCGACAAACTCCTGGAGAGAGCGTTTGGCATCCGGCTGTTCTCCCGCAAGGAAATCTGGCTCCTCCAGATGGCCAACAGGAAAGCGCTGATGGAGCGGGGCATAACCATGGTGCAGAGCAG GCAGTCCTTCCACCTGGCCGTGGACATGCAGACCTTCAGCTCCGGCACGGTAACGGCTCAGGAGATGCGCATCATCTGGTCCTGGATCCCCGAGcgcttctccctctcccccccgctgctgctcttctccacCTCGGAAGATGGGTGCAGCCTGCAGAG GTTTTACTCCTGCTGCGAAGGTTACGAACCCACGGTGCTGCTCATAAAGACAACGGAGGGGGAG GTGTGCGGGGCGTTTCTGTCCTCTGACTGGagtgaaaggaagaagaatgggGCGACATCAGGCTTTTTTGGGACAGGGGAGTGCTTCGTGTTCACT gTGCGCCCCGAGATGGAGAGGTACGAGTGGGTGTTCATCAAGAAGCCAGAACTGGCCAAAGCTGTGCCACGCTCGCGCCAGCGGTCGCCTTCTCCCGGTCCCATGTCCCTGCTCAGCTCCTCCCCGGACGGCCGTGGCACCAGCTCCAACCACCTCGCCGTGCCCACGCCGCAGCGGAAAGGCCGTCTGTCCCCATTCCTGGCCATCAGGCATTTCCTCCTGCCTTCCAAAACAGCCTCCATGTTCATGTCTGGCTCTCGGGAAGGGATCATTATCG gtggaggaggaggcCAAGCTCTGTCCCTCGACGCCGACCTGCTCTGGGGGCGCACAGAGCACTGCGAGACCTTTGACAACCCTCCGCTCTGCCAGGAGAACTTCAGGGTGCAGCTCTTGGAGGTGTGGAGCTTCCAAAACACCTAG